The Proteus terrae subsp. cibarius genome contains the following window.
ATCAAGCCTACTACTACTCGCAACTTTTATGCGCGGTCGGCTTATGGGTAAAAAGTGAAACACACCTGCCCTTAGAGAGAAAACCCGCGCTAGTCGCGGGTTTTTTTATACCTGGGAGAGCGCAAACAGCCAATAAAAAGAGAAAGGAACAGATTATGAGCAACGACGTGATTATTTTTGATACCACATTGAGAGATGGCGAACAAGCATTGCAGGCGAGCTTAAGCGTAAAAGAGAAGTTACAAATTGCTTACGCTTTAGAGCGTTTAGGTGTGGATATCATTGAAGCGGGCTTTCCTGTTTCTTCTCCTGGTGATTTTGAATCCGTCCAAACCATTGCACGCGAAATCAAAAATAGCCGTATTTGTGCATTAGCACGCTGTGTTGATAACGATATTGATGTTGCAGCAGAGTCTTTAAAAGTCGCTGAAGCTTTTCGTATCCACGTATTCTTGGCAACCTCGGCATTGCATGCTGAACACAAATTAAAAAAATCATTCGAAGATATTATTGAGATGGGCGTGAATTCGATAAAGCGCGCACGTCGCTACACCGATGACGTGGAATTCTCTTGCGAAGATGCAGGTCGTACTCATATCGATAATTTATGTCGAATTGTTGAAAGTGCAATTAATGCTGGCGCAACCACCATTAATATTCCAGATACCGTAGGTTATACAACTCCTTATCAATTTGGTGGCATTATCACCAACTTGTTTGAGCGTGTTCCCAATATTGATAAAGCTATTATTTCTGTTCATTGTCATGATGATTTAGGCATGGCAGTTGCTAACTCAATTACCGCAGTACAAGCAGGTGCAAGACAAGTAGAAGGGACAATTAATGGCTTAGGCGAGCGCGCGGGCAACTGTGCATTAGAAGAAGTCATTATGGCGATAAAAGTCCGTGAACAAATGATGAATGTTCAAACACGGATTAATCACAAAGAAATTTATCGTACCAGTCAATTAGTCAGCCAATTATGTAATACGCCAATTCATGCTAATAAATCTGTTGTTGGCTCCAATGCATTCGCGCATTCATCGGGTATTCACCAAGATGGCGTTTTGAAAAATCGCGAAACCTACGAAATCATGACACCAGAATCTATCGGATTAAAAGAAGTGCAATTGAATTTAA
Protein-coding sequences here:
- the leuA gene encoding 2-isopropylmalate synthase — protein: MSNDVIIFDTTLRDGEQALQASLSVKEKLQIAYALERLGVDIIEAGFPVSSPGDFESVQTIAREIKNSRICALARCVDNDIDVAAESLKVAEAFRIHVFLATSALHAEHKLKKSFEDIIEMGVNSIKRARRYTDDVEFSCEDAGRTHIDNLCRIVESAINAGATTINIPDTVGYTTPYQFGGIITNLFERVPNIDKAIISVHCHDDLGMAVANSITAVQAGARQVEGTINGLGERAGNCALEEVIMAIKVREQMMNVQTRINHKEIYRTSQLVSQLCNTPIHANKSVVGSNAFAHSSGIHQDGVLKNRETYEIMTPESIGLKEVQLNLTSRSGRAAVKHRMEEMGYRETDYNLDTLYSAFLRLADKKGQVFDYDLEALAFMGQQQQEPDEFVMNYFNTQSGSSTVATASVSITHGDKEITEAATGNGPVDAVYQAISRATGYPLKLVTYQLTAKGEGRDALGQVDIVVEYQGRKFHGMGLETDIVGSSANAMIHVINSIWRSEQVEIEKRKQHTTQEAV